The stretch of DNA CAAGAGACGCCTATCATCGAGCCTCCATGCACCCATCTTTGCGGTAGTTATGCGATCGGCAAGTATTCCAAAGCAACTTGAGTGCCACGCGTTCGTTTGTCAATCACCTGAGGATGCAATCGTGATCGCCGCGACACTGTATCAGAGTCTTATGGCGCACATGGACAATGGACCGAATGATAAGACACGCCGCCCTAAGAATCGCAATGGTGTTAGCTGTATGAGTATTGCAAGTAGTTCGGTGACGAAAAAATTGGGATCAAGCATTGGGCAGAAGTCCGTGACGCATCGATCAATTCCACCACCAGCACGTCCTCCGCGGAAGAAGAGGAGTGCCACGAGTTCACTGAGCGGCGAAAGTGACGCCATCAGAGAGGCTATCGAGACTGAGACGTCCACAGaggagagaaagaagaagTCAAGCAAAACCAAGAGGGCACCTCCAATTCCACTTTCTAAAGGTACAAACAATATGCCTCTATTCGCTGTACTTTATGGCACCTTCCCCTATAATgctatgaatatttttttccgtaGAAAAACCTGGTGAAATGTACAATTCATCAATGTCGTACTTGAATGAGCAAAGCAAAGCGCGAAATAGTGCTGCCATGCCACTGCCCAGCCAAACCCTCCCGGAGCCACCTTATCAGAGTACAGGCCATGATGCTTCCAGCGGAGACATCTTGACACGTGTAGCAATACCCCGATCAGGAAGCTTCCTCAACACAAGTGGTCTAACTCGCTACAAATCCCGAGCAACACGACGTCACGCGGGAAAACTTGGCGGAGGCGGAGGGTAgggatttaattatttttgaacagGCATGGATAGTTAAATAGAGTGCCTCCTAATTCCAGATCACCTCTAGGCTTCAGTGAGCTGTTCAACGAGTTCCGCCTTCAAGAGAACCTTCACTCGCTGGATGACATCCTCAATGCCATAATCAATTCTGATGGGATGTCTTTCAACGACTTGAAACCCATCTACAAAGAATTCCTCCTCAAATTGGCTGTTACACTCACAAAGGATGAGTTGTATCAACGTTCCAAGAGCATAATGAGGaggcagaagaagaaaaaattaaggagacGTAACAGCAATGTTCAGGTGATTAGCACATCTATTAATCatgttgaaatatattttatgcaacTTTATGatgattaaattgcaaatttaacTTTGTTATATGCACTACGATTAGCAATTTGCAtcgtaaaattcaaataaacaatCTCATTTCAAGATGATGCTTGTTGATTTGAATATGGTAATTATTTCTTGCAAATTGTATGCTTAATTCACATAAGGCAATATCAAATAACTGATTTGTTTCgtatcatttaatttattttaattaacttataaaattttgtttgaaaacttAGAAGAATCATTAGTTAGGCATTAGTcaagaaattatgaaaaataccgttaaaaattaattcataaagtTGTTTTGAAAGCTTCTaagcatttaaattaatttaatttttattttaaaatactaAGAGATGTTTTTTCTCAATAGAACCAGCGAAAGAAGATGCTCATTGGAGCGAAAGGCCTCAAAAAGGTCTTTCGCTTCGGGAAATTTCGGAGTGGAAAATCCATCAAAGCCGCGAAAACCCAAACGCAAATTCCTCCCCCGCAGCTTCCTCAATCTACTAAGGGGATTGAAAATCACCTAAAAAATGAACAACGTATTCGTGCAGGGACTAGTGGTTCGGATGTATCGGAGGCACGCAATGAGCATACAATGAATGCACAGAATAGAAATAGTTCCAGTGGGTAAGTATTTTTGCTTTCAAgctttttaactttttctccAACAGGGCAGTTCTTCTTCTACAAGCTAAGAATTCCatatgattatttttctttaagatatGTCTCCTGTTCTGAATGCAGCTACGATTCTGAGGCATGCACTTGCACTTCAGCTGATCGATGCTACTGCAGCTTAGGAGCAGATCAGATGGTCAGTGCTAAATTGTCCTGCAGCGCAACTACACCAGGTAATCGTGAATCCTTAATGACTTGCCGCACAGAGGACAAATGCTACTGTTCAATGGGCGAAGGAGCAGAATCTCACACAACATGGTGTGACACAGATAGTTGCGTGAGTGCCAGCAAGTGCTACTGCCGTCGTGTTGGCAATACCAAGCCAATACAGAATTGTCGAGGACGAAGAGACAATCTCGCACTGGATTATGAACTCTTCACAGTAGGAGGTGGTGGGGGTGGTTCAGGAGACAGCGGAGACACAGAGCAACGTGCTCAGGAAGCTCTTAGTGTAAAGAAAAGCGTGGAAATGGCTGCGGTATTTGCAGATGTGAAACTAAGTCAGACCACAGATATATCAAGTATAGCTCAGAATCACAGAGAACGCAAGAATCGTTGCCCTAAATCGAATCTGATTAAAAGTGATTTCACAACAAAGTCCGAAGGAATTGCTAAGAAGGAAATACGGGATAAGTTATCGAAGAGAACAACAAAGTCTGAGGGTTACTATCAAACAGTTAATCCTGGTCAAATTAGTGCCTCTCTTGAGGATTCTCTTGGTTATCTGccgtaaagaaaaattgactccttagaaaaaaagaaactgcGGAATTTCTGTGCCCAAACCGAAGAATTGCAGTACCTTCTAATACTATAAGTAGGACGTTTAGTTGTAGAATGTAATAGAACAAGAAAATATGGTGTTGGTTTGGGATATTAGAACCTTGGGTGGTTGAGGATATTTATTCTATCATCCAATCTCATTAGAAATAGATTTAAAGTAAAGAGCGGCTTTAGGGTTCTCCAACCTATACCTTTTAAGAACTCTCTTAACTTTCAGGAGCTTTATTAAGAACAAAAATACTTAATTCTCTACTTAATcaattgaatatatttttgtgaaaaaatattcacacaattgatttcaaatcatttacaattttaacTACTTATATAAGATcttcttcaatgttttaagGAGctgattttttatgaaaatttttgtgaaagaattaTCCAAGAATTAATTGGAAAGATCAATCAGCTCCTATAGATTTTTAACAATAGACCACATGTTTTCAAAAACATACTGCATCCATAAGAGAGTGTAAATAGGAACACATTTAgggaaatttgcaataaagagagaaatattaagcaaaataattacaaagacaaatgaaattctattttttcctATTGTGATAAAACATCTCATTCGCCATTGAGAGATAAAAATACTTATAATGTACctcttttttccacacaataaTTATGTTCAAACTATCTCGCGACTCGACTTGACTATGGTTTGATAATAATTtcataacatttaatttaaagactaaaattgaaacaagaattaatttcatgattaaataaagtttagaatcttcaaaaaaaaaagatacagGTAAAAACAGCTTGTGATCACACTGTTGAATGTGACTAAATGATCGCGAGGGAGCATCTATGTTGTTTAATGCGTTGGAAAGTATCAAAATAACGGAAGAAAAGTGATGGGAGAGTATAAAAGCGTGGGAGACAAATACATTGTAACATTTAAGAGCAATAAAAGTAATTAACTAGGGCAATTTTGTGGCTAATGTGGAAAATTAACTACTGATGATATTCATGTCGTGCAATATAGGAAATTATTGtgcaatcattttatttttatatccttatttcatttgtaaaatctttaatgaagacaataaaaaataaactttatttgaatttttttaatatacttTTCATCATAATGGTTAATTGGttggcataaaaaataaagtgaaactATCTACTCCAGAAGTCCTGACGACGTTCAAGTTGAAGCATATTCTCGTTTATAATTCGAAGAGTAATGTTGAAAACCATGCGAATATCTTGAAATTTAAGAGAGGTGGTAAGCCTAAAATTCATTAGTATGCCAGCAACAATTGTTCTTGCTGCTATGAGGCCATAAGTCATTCCAATGCAATTCCTAGGTCCTCCAGAGAATGGAAGGTACTGCAAAGGATGTCTTTTGGCAACATTTTCCGGTAGAAAATTATCTGGATTGAAGAGATTTGCATTTGAGCCCCATGTCTTGGGATTGCGATTGATTCTCATAATAGGAATACCAACTGCACATCCAGCTGGGATTGTAAAGTTttctaaaaacattaaaaaatctttgatcAATGTATTCTTTCAATTAGAGAGTCTTTTgtatttacttaatttaacATCTGCTGTAACTTCTCTCCCTATGTAAGGTACAACCGGGAAGAGTCTCAAAGTTTCTTTGATAATCATATCAAGATACTGCAGCTGTTTAATACTGTCGTAGTCAATTGAAACATCTTCACTTGTAAATACTTGTTTCAGTTCCCTGACTGCTTTTTCTTGGATATCTGGATGCATTGCTAGCATAAGAAGGGTGTAAGAAGCTAAATTGGTTGTAGTGTCTGAAGCAGAATACAACATAACATCCAATTCTCCTCGAACATCCGTGAAGTCAATGTGACCTTTGACCCAGTATCTTAACAGTtgatttattacaattttaggTTTCTGctcaatttcttcattattcAGCAATGCTAGTTCTTCACGCTTCTCTTGCTCGGCATCTGCCACCACATCAAATGAATCCCATTTCATTTTGATAATtctatcaaaaaaattatgaataacTCCCATAGATTGCATCtgaattttatacatttttgataAACCAAATATCCAATCAATATGGTAGATTGTTTTAGCCACACGAGTAGCAACAACCAATGAAGCAGCCTTCACAGCATTGAGGTAATCTTGGTTCTTTCCCTCTTGTACATCGATATCTACATCCGTAAGAGTTGCTACaaaaaaggatatttcttaatctcttgagattttcttatcTAATTTTCTACTAACTTGTGATTAGATCAAGGACGCATGAGTACATGTGTTCGAGAATATTGATGTTAGATCCTTCCTTTTCCTTTCGCAAATTACTTATCATCACTTGAgctttttgattaaaaattggaATGAGAGTCTTGATCACATTCAATCCAAATGAAGGGctaagaatttttctgtgCACCCTCCAAAGGtttactaaaaaattaaaattaatccaacTATAAAATAAGTTCtgaattataaagaatttgtCTACCTGGAGCTGCCACAAGTCCACGATcgttcttgaaaaatttatacatatagGGTTTGGACATGGCATTGGGATCGGAAAGAAGAATCTCCAAATCctttaataaatcataaattaaggTCAAATATTTAGCGAATGATAAAGGAAGTTATTCTGGAGTTTTCACCTCAGGATCTTCAACGAAAACAATCATTTTTAGAGGTCCTACGTACACTGTTGCAGGAAGTTGAGTTTCCTCGAGAAGTTTCATTGCATATTGAGTTATTTctagtaataaaattaaattaaaactatgaaattttttaactttctgttattaaatttaattgataccTTCAGGATCTTTTCCAATGAATGCCATTATTCCGCCAATAAATGGATGTTCGGGAAATTTATTCAGGTGTCCTACATACTTGTTGAGTCTCCTCTTTTCCAAGTAAACGTACAGAAGGAATAACACAAAAGATATGAGagataaattcacaaaaataaggACAAAACCCATTCTGTgataatatttaagaaaacacGACAAAAGTAAAGATTTTGCTAACCGATTTTGTAGTAACTACttcacataaaattttcatactgACCAATTCTGATGATTGACAAGATGGAGTATGCGTATGAAAAGTCGTCTCACTGGTAACCTCCTTTTTTCCCATATTTGTGATTGTACAACATTTAATTGTAGCATTGTCTCACATAAAATTACCTTCTCAAACAAcctttatacatatattaatTGTTGCTGATCTATTATAGAAAATATCGATTGAACTACTTCAATCTTACCAAGATGTGCAAGTGTGAGGATTCTCAAATGAACttgatcttttattttgtattctcttttttttcttgagaaaatatatagttgGAGTTATTTCAATTATCCCTGGCATCTCAGCATAACTTGAATAGGAAATTAGAGGGGGTACTCGACACAAACTCCTAATGTCTGTTATaaatttgagggaaaaattcaTGTATAGAATGCATAACGTATGTCATGAATAGGATTTTCCATATTATTACGCCATGAATATATTAATCTCACGTGAATCTCAAATGACATTCAATTGTGCAAGCCATTAGCCTCATCGTCacatcaattaaattcaattgaattgcatcaaaaatgcataaattaattgaacatTCCACTGGCATCTTTTAAGTGATTAATCCCTTCTCTGCGGGTAATAATCGTTTTTCATGTGAACTTGCTCctatttttctcaacattcgCTCTCGTGTGTTTCTAAGCACGCGCTACCACTTTGTACATAAGTTTCACTGTTGTGGCAATGAACCATACGAGACATCGGAAGTATCTGTTGATGGGGGTTTTTCAGGATTGTAGCAAATTTACACAGACTTTTGAttgtttgtgtggaaaataccTTGCGGGCAGCTTAATTTACCTGCACCATGCGGTCAAGTTACAAGAAAAACCTCATACTCGGCATAACCTGTGTCACAGTCACGCTAATTCACCTGCAATtacgaattttcttctctcacacaaaaggtgagaaatacGAGGCGCATACAATCACACATTTTGCTTGCATCGGTGTCTGATGTACTTGCAGCATGCTGATTTTATCCCACCAGGAAGTTCCATAAATGAGTCAGTATTGTGAGACCTCTGAGTACAGTTCTTCCCTCTAACGTTCATTCAAACGTCTGGCAAAGTTAGTTTAAGGAAAGGAGTCTTATTTTCAACACCTCATCTTTgatattttgtacttttttctgtgattttatttttaattctcttaaaagtGAGTTAAGTGTATCGAAGAAGCAATGGGAGTTGCACTAATATTATTAGGTTTAACAATTGTTGCTGTGACAATTTATTGTTatgtgaaaagaagaagaattctaAAGATGGTTGGGCATTTAGATCATTTTCCGCAATGGCCTATTATCGGTGGAGTGCACTCTTTTGCTGGGAAAGATGTTGCAGGTAAGAAGAATGAACAAATTTTGTGGTTTAgaagttaaaaatttgatattttttattagattaagatctaagaattatttttcattttaaggaATTACGGCAACAATAGACTATCTTCTGAAAAACGTAAAACTTCCGGCATATACCTGGGTTGGACCCCTTAAACTAATAATGGTGATAGATGATCCTGATGTAAGATTTTTAGTGAagttatttatatttaaatatattaataatgttgaTTTGTTTCATTTATTAGGATTTAGAAACTCTTTTATCTGATCCAGCAGCTTTATACAAGCCATATGTTTACAAATTCTTCAAGAACGACCGTGGATTAGTTACATCAGCACGTAAGTTTGccaaagatttaaaaatttctataaaaatctttacattttatatttaaatctACACAGCTCACATCTGGAAGGTACATCGGAAAATCTTGAGCCCATCCTTCTCGATTAGTGTCATGAAACACCTTATCCCAAtgtttaataagaaaatcaccAAAATGGTTAACAACCTGAAGCAACTCGAACAGGGAGTTGACGTCAATTTACTTGATCACCTC from Lutzomyia longipalpis isolate SR_M1_2022 chromosome 1, ASM2433408v1 encodes:
- the LOC129787572 gene encoding cytochrome P450 4C1-like, which encodes MGFVLIFVNLSLISFVLFLLYVYLEKRRLNKYVGHLNKFPEHPFIGGIMAFIGKDPEEITQYAMKLLEETQLPATVYVGPLKMIVFVEDPEDLEILLSDPNAMSKPYMYKFFKNDRGLVAAPVNLWRVHRKILSPSFGLNVIKTLIPIFNQKAQVMISNLRKEKEGSNINILEHMYSCVLDLITTTLTDVDIDVQEGKNQDYLNAVKAASLVVATRVAKTIYHIDWIFGLSKMYKIQMQSMGVIHNFFDRIIKMKWDSFDVVADAEQEKREELALLNNEEIEQKPKIVINQLLRYWVKGHIDFTDVRGELDVMLYSASDTTTNLASYTLLMLAMHPDIQEKAVRELKQVFTSEDVSIDYDSIKQLQYLDMIIKETLRLFPVVPYIGREVTADVKLKNFTIPAGCAVGIPIMRINRNPKTWGSNANLFNPDNFLPENVAKRHPLQYLPFSGGPRNCIGMTYGLIAARTIVAGILMNFRLTTSLKFQDIRMVFNITLRIINENMLQLERRQDFWSR
- the LOC129787529 gene encoding uncharacterized protein LOC129787529 isoform X1, translated to MVTCKVDTLSKMNRTRRGSSSSSGFRLLGDHCDTMSSISRNSIYKQKIDLMFDDSRSIISHRFDDCTSVRDRKSSIHGSSFRGSTRGSVRNREHRESKRISNSVQAQIEKMFTDVAKDASSNHFSVRCLGALPLPSKVTSLQGLQEPLRQLYLSGAGHGNQNAGNLDICAKGLRVRLTNGREPLLTPFHNIAVWSAVKFVVSASEGGAAFLPLITDPENIDKSTLFRPLNAADKRRLSSSLHAPIFAVVMRSASIPKQLECHAFVCQSPEDAIVIAATLYQSLMAHMDNGPNDKTRRPKNRNGVSCMSIASSSVTKKLGSSIGQKSVTHRSIPPPARPPRKKRSATSSLSGESDAIREAIETETSTEERKKKSSKTKRAPPIPLSKEKPGEMYNSSMSYLNEQSKARNSAAMPLPSQTLPEPPYQSTGHDASSGDILTRVAIPRSGSFLNTSGLTRYKSRATRRHAGKLGGGGGSPLGFSELFNEFRLQENLHSLDDILNAIINSDGMSFNDLKPIYKEFLLKLAVTLTKDELYQRSKSIMRRQKKKKLRRRNSNVQNQRKKMLIGAKGLKKVFRFGKFRSGKSIKAAKTQTQIPPPQLPQSTKGIENHLKNEQRIRAGTSGSDVSEARNEHTMNAQNRNSSSGYVSCSECSYDSEACTCTSADRCYCSLGADQMVSAKLSCSATTPGNRESLMTCRTEDKCYCSMGEGAESHTTWCDTDSCVSASKCYCRRVGNTKPIQNCRGRRDNLALDYELFTVGGGGGGSGDSGDTEQRAQEALSVKKSVEMAAVFADVKLSQTTDISSIAQNHRERKNRCPKSNLIKSDFTTKSEGIAKKEIRDKLSKRTTKSEGYYQTVNPGQISASLEDSLGYLP
- the LOC129787529 gene encoding uncharacterized protein LOC129787529 isoform X2; translated protein: MTYADIFNNKLIFNLFGSKAKKQARSIISHRFDDCTSVRDRKSSIHGSSFRGSTRGSVRNREHRESKRISNSVQAQIEKMFTDVAKDASSNHFSVRCLGALPLPSKVTSLQGLQEPLRQLYLSGAGHGNQNAGNLDICAKGLRVRLTNGREPLLTPFHNIAVWSAVKFVVSASEGGAAFLPLITDPENIDKSTLFRPLNAADKRRLSSSLHAPIFAVVMRSASIPKQLECHAFVCQSPEDAIVIAATLYQSLMAHMDNGPNDKTRRPKNRNGVSCMSIASSSVTKKLGSSIGQKSVTHRSIPPPARPPRKKRSATSSLSGESDAIREAIETETSTEERKKKSSKTKRAPPIPLSKEKPGEMYNSSMSYLNEQSKARNSAAMPLPSQTLPEPPYQSTGHDASSGDILTRVAIPRSGSFLNTSGLTRYKSRATRRHAGKLGGGGGVPPNSRSPLGFSELFNEFRLQENLHSLDDILNAIINSDGMSFNDLKPIYKEFLLKLAVTLTKDELYQRSKSIMRRQKKKKLRRRNSNVQNQRKKMLIGAKGLKKVFRFGKFRSGKSIKAAKTQTQIPPPQLPQSTKGIENHLKNEQRIRAGTSGSDVSEARNEHTMNAQNRNSSSGYVSCSECSYDSEACTCTSADRCYCSLGADQMVSAKLSCSATTPGNRESLMTCRTEDKCYCSMGEGAESHTTWCDTDSCVSASKCYCRRVGNTKPIQNCRGRRDNLALDYELFTVGGGGGGSGDSGDTEQRAQEALSVKKSVEMAAVFADVKLSQTTDISSIAQNHRERKNRCPKSNLIKSDFTTKSEGIAKKEIRDKLSKRTTKSEGYYQTVNPGQISASLEDSLGYLP
- the LOC129787529 gene encoding uncharacterized protein LOC129787529 isoform X3 translates to MTYADIFNNKLIFNLFGSKAKKQARSIISHRFDDCTSVRDRKSSIHGSSFRGSTRGSVRNREHRESKRISNSVQAQIEKMFTDVAKDASSNHFSVRCLGALPLPSKVTSLQGLQEPLRQLYLSGAGHGNQNAGNLDICAKGLRVRLTNGREPLLTPFHNIAVWSAVKFVVSASEGGAAFLPLITDPENIDKSTLFRPLNAADKRRLSSSLHAPIFAVVMRSASIPKQLECHAFVCQSPEDAIVIAATLYQSLMAHMDNGPNDKTRRPKNRNGVSCMSIASSSVTKKLGSSIGQKSVTHRSIPPPARPPRKKRSATSSLSGESDAIREAIETETSTEERKKKSSKTKRAPPIPLSKEKPGEMYNSSMSYLNEQSKARNSAAMPLPSQTLPEPPYQSTGHDASSGDILTRVAIPRSGSFLNTSGLTRYKSRATRRHAGKLGGGGGSPLGFSELFNEFRLQENLHSLDDILNAIINSDGMSFNDLKPIYKEFLLKLAVTLTKDELYQRSKSIMRRQKKKKLRRRNSNVQNQRKKMLIGAKGLKKVFRFGKFRSGKSIKAAKTQTQIPPPQLPQSTKGIENHLKNEQRIRAGTSGSDVSEARNEHTMNAQNRNSSSGYVSCSECSYDSEACTCTSADRCYCSLGADQMVSAKLSCSATTPGNRESLMTCRTEDKCYCSMGEGAESHTTWCDTDSCVSASKCYCRRVGNTKPIQNCRGRRDNLALDYELFTVGGGGGGSGDSGDTEQRAQEALSVKKSVEMAAVFADVKLSQTTDISSIAQNHRERKNRCPKSNLIKSDFTTKSEGIAKKEIRDKLSKRTTKSEGYYQTVNPGQISASLEDSLGYLP